Proteins encoded by one window of Chondromyces crocatus:
- a CDS encoding protein kinase domain-containing protein produces MQADTIRSSPDSASLSSTKETQWTSALLSEVDPARYVVSGQIAQGGLGRVMRAEDVRMGRMVALKELIDREQEAEDRFVREALLTSRLQHPSIVPVYEAGRWPTGAPFYAMKLVSGRSLAEVIKEPRGLDERLPLVTHVLAVAQAMAYAHAERIIHRDLKPANVLVGDFGETVVIDWGLAKELSAAPGEASASASPSDAAPPEEQATAALTVVGTVVGTPAYMPPEQAAGGAVDERADVYAIGAMLYHLLAGAPPYEGTARKVVSEVLQRPPPPLAGRTPGVPEDLLAIVGKAMARRPEARYPSARELADDLGRFHAGQLVGAHRYSMRELALRFARRHRGTLSVAAAALFVLLAGGTYGLVRVMHARDHAAEEQARAEQALVLVEEARKAAVDRADQLLLVQARTALDRDPNESLTWLQSLSPGFTEWSAVRTLAADARGRGVARVLRGHRMYINSMVFAPDGRTLYTASDDRTVRLWDLERGQHRVLTTHSDEAWGVRVSSSGRYVVTTSLDRQIRVHDLEQGTVKALLGHTEAVVDAVFTPDEGALLSYGDDGTVRWWDAKTGEGRTLCDDAELCVKAYFTRDRRYGVSAGLGGKTGPEVVSRRGPGAVAWLDVGAGTVRRAPAAVSVHADIVRLLGILPIDIQHDGQRIAAGGGDGIVRLWEPATGRVQELVGHDAPVARMLFASDGRRLASADVDGTVRLWDLATGTSRVARGHEGLVTRLMFSPDGRWLASAGSDWTTRLWDLETDQRRTLSGARDTVFALDFSPDSRALAAASFDGVVRLFRVDAGLSQVFGRHAAPALALEIDAQSRRVATGDARGEVHVRALDTGEQRVFQGSAEHRVLRVAFTADGTYLVSSGDDGMVRVWDREGRARHQHRPGGSAHPLFALSPDGTRLAVAGAAVHIVRLADGTSRALQSVTSDVEWIAFSPDGRRLGTTHADGSVRLWDPDGEEVRVLGGHDRWGTGLVFSPAGGLLATGGFDHLLRLWDLGGAPPRSIETGGAWAAHLEFTRDGRLLFGLNGLANAQVWDVERGALTQELRGHAGRVLSLHPAPDGRTAISTGEDGTVRVWDLVTSQSMVLRGHAGKVYDARVLPEGRGFVSVGEDGTVRLWPDDLPRDPEGLRAWITGAVQAAGP; encoded by the coding sequence ATGCAGGCGGACACGATCCGCTCGAGCCCGGACTCGGCATCGCTGTCGTCCACGAAGGAGACGCAGTGGACGTCGGCCCTCCTGTCGGAGGTGGATCCGGCGCGCTACGTGGTGTCGGGCCAGATCGCGCAGGGTGGACTCGGCCGGGTGATGCGCGCCGAGGACGTGCGCATGGGCCGCATGGTGGCGCTGAAGGAGCTGATCGATCGGGAGCAGGAGGCCGAGGACCGCTTCGTGCGAGAGGCGCTGCTCACCTCGCGCCTCCAGCACCCCTCCATCGTGCCGGTCTACGAGGCAGGTCGATGGCCGACGGGAGCGCCCTTCTACGCGATGAAGCTGGTCTCGGGTCGCTCCCTCGCGGAGGTGATCAAGGAGCCGCGCGGGCTCGATGAGCGGCTACCGCTCGTGACCCACGTGCTCGCCGTCGCCCAGGCGATGGCCTACGCGCACGCCGAGCGGATCATCCACCGCGACCTGAAGCCCGCCAACGTGCTGGTCGGCGACTTCGGCGAGACGGTGGTCATCGATTGGGGCCTCGCCAAGGAGCTGTCCGCGGCGCCCGGTGAGGCGTCGGCGTCGGCCTCGCCGTCGGACGCGGCCCCTCCGGAAGAGCAAGCGACGGCAGCGCTCACGGTGGTGGGCACGGTGGTGGGAACGCCCGCGTACATGCCGCCGGAGCAGGCTGCGGGAGGCGCCGTCGACGAGCGCGCCGACGTGTACGCGATCGGCGCGATGCTCTACCACCTGCTCGCAGGCGCGCCGCCGTACGAGGGTACGGCGAGGAAGGTGGTGAGCGAGGTGCTCCAGCGGCCCCCACCGCCGCTCGCCGGGCGGACGCCGGGGGTACCGGAGGATCTACTGGCGATCGTGGGCAAGGCGATGGCCCGGCGTCCGGAGGCGAGATACCCATCGGCGCGCGAACTCGCGGACGATCTGGGGCGCTTCCATGCCGGCCAGCTCGTGGGGGCTCACCGCTATTCCATGCGAGAGCTCGCGCTCCGCTTCGCGCGCCGTCACCGGGGGACGCTGTCGGTCGCCGCCGCCGCGCTGTTCGTGCTGCTCGCGGGAGGGACCTACGGGCTCGTGCGGGTGATGCACGCGCGGGATCACGCCGCCGAGGAGCAGGCGCGGGCCGAGCAGGCGCTGGTGCTCGTCGAGGAGGCGCGCAAGGCCGCCGTCGACCGCGCCGATCAGCTCTTGCTCGTGCAGGCGCGCACGGCGCTGGATCGTGATCCGAACGAGTCGCTGACCTGGCTGCAGAGCCTCTCGCCGGGCTTCACGGAGTGGAGCGCGGTGAGGACGCTCGCCGCCGACGCTCGAGGCCGCGGGGTGGCGCGGGTGCTGCGCGGTCACCGGATGTACATCAACAGCATGGTCTTCGCCCCCGACGGGCGGACTCTGTACACGGCCAGCGACGACCGCACCGTCCGGCTGTGGGATCTGGAGCGAGGTCAGCATCGGGTGCTGACGACCCACAGCGACGAGGCGTGGGGGGTGCGGGTGTCCAGCTCGGGCCGCTACGTGGTCACGACCAGTCTGGACCGGCAGATCCGCGTCCACGATCTGGAGCAGGGCACCGTGAAGGCGCTGCTCGGGCACACGGAGGCGGTCGTCGACGCGGTCTTCACGCCGGACGAGGGGGCGCTGCTCAGCTACGGCGACGACGGCACGGTGCGGTGGTGGGATGCGAAAACGGGCGAGGGGCGAACCCTGTGCGACGACGCCGAGCTCTGTGTGAAGGCCTATTTCACGAGGGATCGGCGGTACGGGGTCAGCGCAGGCCTGGGGGGGAAGACCGGCCCCGAGGTGGTGTCGCGCAGGGGTCCCGGTGCGGTGGCGTGGCTCGACGTCGGCGCGGGGACCGTCCGGCGCGCTCCGGCCGCGGTGAGCGTCCATGCCGACATCGTGCGGCTCCTGGGGATCCTTCCCATCGACATCCAGCACGATGGCCAGCGCATCGCTGCCGGAGGCGGCGACGGGATCGTCCGACTCTGGGAGCCTGCGACAGGACGGGTCCAGGAGCTCGTCGGTCACGACGCGCCCGTCGCTCGGATGCTGTTCGCATCCGATGGGCGACGGCTGGCTTCGGCGGACGTGGACGGGACGGTGCGGCTCTGGGATCTCGCGACGGGGACGTCGCGCGTGGCACGGGGGCACGAGGGGCTCGTCACGCGACTCATGTTCTCGCCCGATGGACGGTGGCTGGCGAGCGCGGGCAGTGACTGGACGACGCGCCTCTGGGATCTGGAGACCGATCAACGGCGAACGCTGTCGGGCGCTCGCGATACCGTGTTCGCCCTGGATTTCTCGCCCGACAGCCGCGCTCTGGCCGCGGCGAGCTTCGACGGGGTGGTACGGCTCTTCCGGGTGGACGCGGGGCTGAGTCAGGTGTTCGGGCGCCATGCGGCACCGGCGCTCGCCCTGGAGATCGACGCGCAGTCCCGCCGCGTGGCGACGGGCGACGCGAGGGGCGAGGTCCACGTGCGGGCGCTCGATACGGGCGAGCAACGGGTTTTTCAGGGGTCTGCAGAGCATCGGGTGCTCCGGGTCGCGTTCACGGCCGACGGGACCTACCTGGTGTCGTCGGGCGATGATGGGATGGTGCGCGTCTGGGACAGGGAGGGGCGCGCGCGGCACCAGCACCGGCCGGGAGGGTCGGCCCATCCTCTGTTCGCGTTGTCACCCGATGGGACACGGCTCGCCGTGGCTGGCGCGGCGGTCCACATCGTCCGCCTCGCCGACGGGACGTCGCGGGCGCTGCAAAGCGTCACGAGCGACGTGGAGTGGATCGCCTTCTCTCCCGATGGACGTCGACTCGGGACGACGCACGCGGACGGGTCAGTACGGCTCTGGGATCCGGACGGGGAGGAGGTCCGGGTCCTCGGGGGGCACGATCGGTGGGGGACGGGACTCGTGTTCTCGCCAGCGGGTGGCCTGCTCGCGACGGGCGGGTTCGATCATCTGCTGCGGCTCTGGGATCTCGGCGGTGCGCCCCCTCGAAGCATCGAGACGGGTGGGGCGTGGGCCGCGCACCTGGAGTTCACGCGTGATGGCCGGCTCCTCTTCGGTCTGAACGGCCTGGCGAACGCTCAGGTGTGGGACGTGGAACGCGGCGCGCTGACGCAAGAGCTGCGCGGTCACGCCGGGAGGGTCCTGAGTCTCCACCCCGCGCCCGACGGTCGAACGGCGATCTCCACAGGCGAGGACGGGACGGTGCGTGTGTGGGATCTGGTGACGTCGCAGTCCATGGTGCTGCGCGGTCACGCGGGGAAGGTGTACGACGCACGTGTCCTGCCCGAAGGGCGTGGGTTCGTGTCGGTGGGCGAGGATGGGACGGTGCGTCTGTGGCCTGACGATCTACCGCGCGATCCAGAGGGGTTGCGTGCGTGGATCACGGGCGCGGTTCAAGCCGCCGGTCCGTGA
- a CDS encoding WD40 repeat domain-containing serine/threonine protein kinase: MLADTLQDPRAEGATEAPLRKTRGDAETLPDTLDAPPEDAAPVSRGGTTRWTAARLPEVDPKRYVVSGMVARGGLGRVMRAEDVHMGRLVALKELIDRGGDAEDRFVREALLTSRLQHPSIVPVYEAGRWPTGAPFYAMKLVAGRSLAEVIEEPRGLDERLPLVPHVLAVAQAMAYAHAERIIHRDLKPANVLVGDFGETVVIDWGLAKELPPDRSEVRTSVAPTDEMDSEEWARDALTVVGTVVGTPAYMPPEQAAGGAVDERADVYAVGAMLYHLLSGAPPYEGTARKVVNQVLQQPPPLLAERAQGVPEDLLAIVGKAMARRPEERYPSARELADDLGRFHAGQLVGAHRYSRRELALRFARRHRAALSVAAAAALVLGSGGTYGVLGVMHARDREAEERVMAERAREQAEQARKAAVDRADQLLLVEARTALERDPNETLVRLASLSSSFEAWDTVRALAVDAEGRGIARMLRGHRKLVSTVVYAPDGKTLYSASDDRTVRAWDLVGGKHRELVTHGDEVWRLSVSPDGRRIATASKDQEVRVVDVATGAATTLKGHTGSVNGAVFTPDGQSLFSFAGDATVRRWDLATGMARVLCADSGACTKVVVSQDRRSAVVADLAGKLALLDLETGALKRPPLPVKVLPDIVRLMGFMPMDLMRDGRRIAAGDEDGRLWVWEPGTGTLRSYADHEAPLFRVRFSPDGQWLASADESGVVRLRHLERGTMRVARGHEGPVYELVFSPDGRWLASGGADHSARLWDVETDQRRVLHGARDVLLTLAFSPDGRSLAASGVDGVVRIFRVDAGSSRILGRHEGPALTLGLDAREGRAPRAVTGGADGQVLLWSVDEGSARALSGHRGKVRQVAFSPDGASIVSSGEDRVVRIQDTEGRTLHEVESKLSDTEGAAPDFAFSVDGSRLAVAGDAPRFLHLSTGDSKALRGFERELRAIDVSADGEEIAATDAAHIVRVWGAASDAPPRVLGAHTGEAVSIAFSPMGGLIASGGHDHQLDLWTLGSSERRSIQPGGLWVGALEFARGGELLLGLTGLATILVWDVKAGSLRHELRGHAGVVTNTHASADGNTVVSTSVDGTVRVWDLATRRAQILRGHAGTVHDARILPDGRGFVSVGQDGTVRLWRDALPRDPVGLRAWIAATVTSAGLAGADRREDDAEP, from the coding sequence ATGCTGGCGGACACGCTTCAGGACCCACGCGCCGAGGGGGCCACCGAAGCGCCGCTCCGCAAGACGCGGGGAGACGCGGAGACGCTGCCGGACACGCTCGACGCGCCGCCCGAAGACGCGGCGCCCGTATCCCGGGGGGGCACGACGCGGTGGACGGCGGCGCGGCTGCCGGAGGTGGATCCGAAGCGCTACGTGGTCAGCGGCATGGTCGCGCGCGGTGGGCTCGGCCGGGTGATGCGCGCCGAGGACGTGCACATGGGCCGTCTGGTCGCGCTGAAGGAGCTGATCGATCGCGGTGGCGACGCCGAGGACCGCTTCGTGCGGGAGGCGCTGCTCACCTCGCGGCTCCAGCACCCCTCCATCGTGCCGGTCTACGAGGCGGGGCGCTGGCCGACGGGAGCGCCGTTCTATGCGATGAAGCTGGTCGCGGGGCGCTCGCTCGCCGAGGTCATCGAGGAACCACGCGGGCTCGATGAGCGGCTGCCGCTCGTGCCCCACGTGCTCGCCGTCGCCCAGGCGATGGCCTACGCGCACGCCGAGCGGATCATCCACCGCGACCTGAAGCCCGCCAACGTGCTGGTCGGCGACTTCGGCGAGACGGTGGTCATCGACTGGGGGCTCGCCAAGGAGCTGCCACCGGACCGGTCCGAGGTGCGCACGTCGGTCGCGCCCACGGACGAGATGGATTCCGAGGAGTGGGCACGGGATGCGCTCACCGTCGTGGGCACGGTGGTGGGGACGCCGGCATACATGCCACCGGAGCAGGCTGCGGGAGGCGCCGTCGACGAGCGGGCGGACGTGTATGCGGTCGGCGCGATGCTCTACCACCTGCTCTCGGGCGCGCCGCCGTACGAGGGCACGGCGAGGAAGGTGGTGAACCAGGTGCTCCAGCAGCCGCCACCGTTGCTCGCGGAGCGGGCGCAAGGGGTGCCGGAGGATCTGCTGGCCATCGTCGGCAAGGCGATGGCGCGGCGGCCGGAGGAGCGATACCCGTCGGCGCGGGAGCTCGCCGACGATCTGGGGCGGTTCCACGCCGGTCAGCTCGTGGGGGCACACCGCTACTCCAGGCGGGAGCTCGCGCTCCGCTTCGCGCGGCGTCATCGCGCGGCGCTGTCGGTCGCGGCGGCGGCGGCGCTCGTGCTCGGCTCGGGGGGGACCTACGGTGTGCTCGGTGTGATGCACGCGCGTGATCGGGAGGCCGAGGAGCGGGTGATGGCCGAGCGCGCGCGGGAGCAGGCGGAGCAAGCGAGGAAGGCCGCCGTCGATCGCGCCGATCAGCTCTTGCTCGTCGAGGCACGCACGGCGCTGGAGCGCGATCCCAACGAGACGCTGGTCCGGCTGGCCAGCCTGTCGTCGTCGTTCGAGGCATGGGACACGGTGCGCGCGCTCGCCGTCGACGCCGAGGGGCGCGGGATCGCGCGGATGCTGCGTGGTCACCGGAAGCTCGTGAGCACGGTGGTCTACGCGCCCGACGGCAAGACGCTGTACAGCGCGAGCGACGATCGGACGGTGCGGGCGTGGGATCTCGTGGGCGGCAAGCACCGTGAGCTGGTCACCCACGGCGACGAGGTCTGGCGGCTGAGCGTGTCACCCGACGGGCGGAGGATCGCGACGGCCAGCAAGGACCAGGAGGTGCGGGTGGTCGACGTGGCGACCGGCGCGGCCACCACCTTGAAAGGTCACACGGGCTCCGTGAATGGGGCGGTGTTCACGCCCGACGGGCAGTCGCTGTTCAGCTTCGCGGGAGACGCCACCGTGCGCAGATGGGATCTCGCGACCGGGATGGCGCGTGTCCTGTGTGCGGACAGCGGCGCTTGCACGAAGGTCGTGGTGTCACAGGATCGGCGGAGCGCGGTGGTCGCGGACCTCGCGGGGAAGCTTGCGCTGCTCGACCTGGAGACGGGCGCGCTGAAGCGCCCTCCCCTGCCGGTGAAGGTACTCCCGGACATCGTGCGGCTCATGGGTTTCATGCCGATGGATCTGATGCGCGACGGGCGCAGGATCGCGGCGGGCGACGAGGACGGGCGGCTGTGGGTCTGGGAACCGGGGACGGGGACGCTCCGCAGCTACGCGGATCACGAGGCGCCGCTGTTCCGGGTGCGCTTCTCTCCCGACGGGCAGTGGCTCGCCTCGGCCGACGAGAGCGGGGTGGTGCGCTTGCGCCACCTGGAGCGCGGCACCATGCGGGTGGCGCGTGGCCACGAGGGTCCAGTCTACGAACTCGTGTTCTCCCCCGATGGGCGCTGGCTGGCCAGCGGCGGCGCGGATCACAGCGCGCGGCTCTGGGACGTGGAAACGGATCAGCGGCGGGTGCTGCACGGGGCGCGGGACGTGCTGCTCACGCTGGCGTTCTCGCCGGACGGTCGCTCGCTCGCGGCGTCGGGGGTGGACGGGGTGGTGCGCATCTTCCGGGTCGATGCCGGGTCGAGCCGGATCCTCGGACGTCACGAGGGGCCGGCGCTCACGCTGGGGCTCGACGCGCGGGAGGGACGCGCGCCGCGGGCGGTGACCGGAGGGGCGGATGGTCAGGTCCTCCTCTGGAGCGTGGATGAGGGGTCCGCGCGCGCGCTCTCTGGGCACCGAGGCAAGGTGCGGCAGGTGGCGTTCTCGCCGGATGGAGCGAGCATCGTGTCCTCCGGGGAGGATCGCGTCGTGCGCATCCAGGACACCGAAGGCCGGACGCTGCACGAGGTCGAGAGCAAGCTGAGCGACACGGAGGGAGCCGCTCCGGATTTCGCGTTCTCGGTTGACGGGTCGCGGCTCGCCGTGGCCGGCGATGCGCCTCGGTTCCTTCACCTGAGCACGGGCGACTCGAAGGCGCTGCGGGGGTTCGAGCGCGAGCTGCGCGCGATCGACGTCTCCGCCGATGGGGAGGAGATCGCCGCGACGGATGCGGCCCACATCGTGCGCGTCTGGGGAGCTGCGTCCGATGCGCCGCCTCGGGTTCTCGGTGCGCACACGGGGGAAGCCGTGTCGATCGCGTTCTCGCCCATGGGGGGCCTCATCGCCTCCGGGGGACACGATCACCAGCTCGATCTCTGGACGCTCGGGAGCAGCGAGCGCCGGTCGATCCAGCCAGGTGGGCTGTGGGTGGGCGCGCTCGAGTTCGCGCGCGGTGGCGAGCTGCTCCTGGGGCTCACCGGGCTGGCGACGATCCTGGTGTGGGACGTGAAGGCGGGCTCTCTCCGCCATGAGCTGCGTGGCCACGCGGGTGTGGTGACGAACACGCACGCATCCGCCGATGGGAACACGGTGGTCTCCACGAGCGTCGACGGCACGGTCCGCGTCTGGGATCTGGCCACCCGCCGGGCTCAGATCCTGCGCGGTCACGCGGGGACGGTCCACGACGCGAGGATCCTGCCCGATGGGCGCGGCTTCGTCTCGGTGGGCCAGGACGGCACCGTGCGCCTGTGGCGGGACGCACTGCCGCGTGATCCGGTGGGACTGCGTGCGTGGATCGCCGCCACGGTGACGTCGGCCGGGCTGGCCGGCGCCGACCGGCGAGAGGACGACGCCGAGCCCTGA
- a CDS encoding MYXO-CTERM sorting domain-containing protein, whose product MYPLRPRSRSPFHLALPLATAVTAAAVFLSPGEAAAYDVLAEPCADEPLTCKTGRLHFEKINALPIEFNFDTGWVPQGSPLQVHLWAAVYANTAVSLRGALDTAWPEVFHLTAPGTRAGSAFSYHYGLDVGAQGAINISVLGQTFTWVGNLPYVPQIDFAVQADTTFDGWGWDPGVGLSSTTNPVRLAKVSIGSIVGGSIPGIDGGFELDVAMEVASRYQTHSIVVAEADGPTVAGGELTYDGDATSTTYPGGPAIELDVHPEGTVKYDGTLHLIPAFYVELLGQTWSIPIVDIPIGFPITEDDWIFDTKRVRVPLPDLVLSETEINFGNVEVGQKNLEPFPLYNAGEALVAATVVTDDPTNFEVFDPTVQIEPGITVDSAVRFVPKKNGEFVAKVLVGSNDPDAPLQIVTVRGVGYGGPEDEVVGGVDVPAIAEDAGCDCRTAGGGSEGRREGGLAAVAGLALLAARRRRVR is encoded by the coding sequence ATGTACCCGCTCAGGCCCCGCAGCCGTTCGCCGTTCCACCTGGCGCTTCCACTCGCGACGGCGGTCACGGCCGCCGCCGTGTTCCTCTCCCCCGGCGAGGCCGCGGCATACGACGTGCTCGCAGAGCCATGCGCGGACGAGCCGCTCACGTGCAAGACCGGCCGGCTGCACTTCGAGAAGATCAACGCGCTGCCCATCGAGTTCAACTTCGACACGGGGTGGGTCCCGCAAGGCTCGCCGCTCCAGGTGCACCTCTGGGCTGCGGTCTACGCCAATACGGCCGTGAGCCTCCGCGGCGCGCTGGACACGGCGTGGCCGGAGGTCTTCCACCTGACCGCGCCAGGGACGCGCGCAGGCAGCGCGTTCAGTTACCACTACGGGCTCGACGTCGGAGCGCAGGGCGCGATCAACATCTCGGTCCTCGGGCAGACGTTCACCTGGGTCGGCAACTTGCCGTACGTGCCCCAGATCGACTTCGCGGTGCAGGCCGACACGACGTTCGATGGCTGGGGGTGGGATCCGGGCGTCGGGCTGTCGAGCACCACCAACCCGGTGCGGCTGGCAAAGGTCTCCATCGGCAGCATCGTCGGTGGTTCGATCCCGGGCATCGATGGTGGCTTCGAGCTGGATGTGGCCATGGAGGTCGCGTCTCGTTACCAGACCCACAGCATCGTGGTCGCCGAGGCCGACGGACCGACCGTGGCCGGCGGCGAGCTGACGTACGACGGCGACGCGACGAGCACCACGTACCCGGGCGGGCCTGCGATCGAGCTGGATGTGCATCCCGAAGGGACGGTGAAGTACGACGGGACGCTCCACCTGATCCCCGCGTTCTACGTGGAGCTGCTCGGTCAGACGTGGTCGATCCCCATCGTCGACATCCCCATCGGGTTCCCGATCACCGAGGACGACTGGATCTTCGACACGAAGCGGGTGCGGGTGCCGTTGCCCGATCTCGTGCTCTCGGAGACGGAGATCAACTTCGGCAACGTGGAGGTGGGGCAGAAGAACCTGGAGCCGTTCCCGCTCTACAACGCGGGCGAGGCGCTGGTGGCGGCGACCGTGGTCACCGACGATCCGACGAACTTCGAGGTCTTCGATCCCACGGTGCAGATCGAGCCGGGGATCACGGTCGACTCGGCGGTCCGCTTCGTGCCGAAGAAGAACGGGGAGTTCGTGGCGAAGGTCCTCGTGGGCTCGAACGATCCCGACGCGCCCTTGCAGATCGTGACGGTGCGCGGCGTGGGCTACGGCGGCCCCGAGGACGAGGTCGTCGGGGGCGTGGACGTGCCCGCCATCGCCGAGGATGCTGGCTGCGATTGCCGCACGGCGGGCGGGGGCTCGGAGGGACGGCGTGAGGGGGGCCTTGCCGCCGTCGCAGGGCTGGCGCTGCTCGCGGCGCGACGGAGGCGGGTCCGCTGA
- a CDS encoding serine/threonine-protein kinase has product MSVASKAHEIARGTLLAGKYRIESELGRGGMGVVLAAEHVELGGRVALKLMLPAALERPGADARFLREARAAVRIKGDHVARVLDVGRLDSGEPYIVMEHLEGEDLGSLLRREGAFSAEMAADYVLQACEAIAEAHALGIVHRDLKPSNLFLTRRPDGSPFVKVLDFGISKVLEPDSGVTSAEELVVTHPRQMLGSPLYMAPEQLTSARSVVPASDIWSLGAILFELCSGAPPFAGATLGELRRQILFEDAPALRGLRPDLPRRLETIVQRCLEKDPARRFEDVAAFAEALAELGSERARDTAGRVRGILLHAGAEEALSGRRRPTGRQGRVRWALFGSAAVLVGGIVVGVRFGDRGPLGAQGALTPDPETPPGTGENMKPHGHAPSPGDAADLNPMPASEGSEPSAPSAPSAAMAAALTAEVRPLGPSASPAARASASWRRAPQPTPTGTSTTTSSSRPASAPPAASSSVPFLYSAPPLK; this is encoded by the coding sequence GTGAGCGTCGCGTCGAAGGCTCACGAGATCGCGAGAGGGACGCTGCTGGCCGGTAAATACCGGATCGAGAGCGAACTCGGCCGCGGGGGCATGGGGGTGGTGCTCGCCGCCGAGCACGTGGAGCTCGGGGGGCGGGTCGCGCTGAAGCTGATGCTGCCGGCGGCGCTGGAGCGCCCGGGTGCCGACGCACGTTTTCTGCGTGAGGCGCGCGCGGCGGTGAGGATCAAAGGCGATCACGTCGCGCGTGTGCTCGATGTGGGGCGGCTCGATTCGGGTGAGCCCTACATCGTGATGGAGCATCTGGAGGGTGAAGACCTGGGGTCGCTGCTGCGCCGAGAGGGCGCTTTCTCCGCCGAGATGGCAGCGGACTACGTGCTGCAGGCCTGCGAGGCGATCGCGGAGGCGCACGCGCTGGGGATCGTGCACCGCGATCTGAAGCCGTCGAACCTGTTCCTGACGCGGCGCCCCGACGGCTCACCGTTCGTGAAGGTGCTCGACTTCGGGATCTCGAAGGTGCTGGAACCCGATAGCGGGGTGACGAGCGCGGAGGAGCTGGTCGTCACGCACCCGCGGCAGATGCTCGGGTCGCCGCTCTACATGGCGCCCGAGCAGCTCACGTCGGCGCGCAGCGTGGTGCCCGCGAGCGACATCTGGTCGCTCGGCGCGATCCTGTTCGAGCTGTGCTCCGGAGCGCCGCCGTTCGCCGGGGCGACCCTCGGGGAGCTGCGGCGTCAGATCCTGTTCGAGGACGCGCCGGCCCTCCGGGGGCTACGGCCGGATCTGCCGCGGCGGCTGGAGACGATCGTGCAGCGGTGTCTGGAGAAGGACCCCGCGCGACGCTTCGAGGATGTCGCCGCATTCGCCGAGGCGCTGGCGGAACTCGGCTCGGAGCGCGCCCGGGACACGGCAGGGCGCGTGCGGGGAATCCTCCTTCACGCTGGAGCGGAGGAGGCGCTCTCGGGGAGGCGCCGACCGACGGGGCGTCAGGGCCGCGTTCGCTGGGCGCTTTTCGGAAGTGCGGCCGTGCTCGTCGGAGGGATCGTGGTCGGGGTGCGCTTCGGAGACCGGGGCCCGTTGGGGGCGCAGGGGGCGCTCACGCCAGACCCGGAAACGCCGCCTGGCACCGGGGAGAACATGAAGCCTCACGGGCACGCCCCCTCCCCCGGCGACGCGGCAGATTTGAACCCGATGCCCGCCTCGGAAGGCTCGGAGCCTTCAGCCCCCTCTGCGCCTTCGGCAGCAATGGCGGCGGCCCTCACGGCAGAGGTGCGACCCCTGGGGCCCTCGGCATCTCCAGCGGCGCGAGCGTCGGCCTCATGGCGGCGTGCCCCCCAGCCAACGCCGACCGGGACGTCGACCACGACGTCATCGTCTCGACCTGCGTCGGCGCCTCCGGCCGCGTCGTCTTCCGTGCCGTTCCTGTACAGTGCCCCCCCGCTCAAGTGA